The stretch of DNA ACCCTGACGCCGGAGTCGATCGGCCACGTCTTCGGGCTCTCGATGCGCGTCCTGAGCGACGAAAAAACGGGGCTCCCTTCCTGCGTGCCGATGCGTTAACTTGATCGGGTGATGAGACCCTTGAGCCTCCCCCTCGCCGTCTCCCTGGCCGCGCACGGACTCCTCCTGGCCGTCGTCCTTTTCTGGGCCTATTCGGATGGGACGGAGGCCCCGCTCGCGGGCGGCGGCGGCGGACACGGGGTCACCGTCGAGATCATCGGCGGCGAGGGACCCCACGCCGTTTCCGCGCCTCAGGTCCCCGAACCCAGGGAATCGGCCGATCCGGAGGCCTTGAAGCTTCCCGCGCGGAAGGAAGCGCTTCGCAGATCCAAGCCGGGGAGTCCGCGGGGAGACGACGTCCCCGCCGGGTCGTCGGGTCCCGCGGGACCCGGACAGGGCCCGGAACCGGCCGGACCCGGGTCCGGGGCGGGGGGCGGGAGTTCGATCCTGGCCGAGATCCGGGCGCGCATCGAGCGGGCCAAACGCTACCCCCTGATGGCGCGGCGCATGAACATCGAAGGCGTCTCGCGCGTGCGCTTCGCGATCGACGCCTCCGGACAGCCTCAAGGCCTCGCCCTCAAGTCCTCCTCCGGCTCTCCCGTGCTCGACGAAGAGGCGCTCTCGACCATCCGCCGCGCCGCGCCGTTTCCCGCTTATGACGAGGACCTGGAGATCGGAATCCGTTTTGAAATCGACAAGTAACGCCGCCGGGACCGCGTTTTTCGCCTCGCGTGTCTAACGAATTATTGCTAAATTGACCCCACTCCACGGAGGAATTTATGAAAAGGCTCCTGCTCACCGCTCTCCTGACGATGACGTCTCTGGCCGCCGCCGCGATCCCCGCCCACGCGGTCCGGAACGTCGAGGACTTCACCCAGTACGAGCTCGACAAGTTCCCCAAGAGCTTCCGGACCTACCCCTTTCAGCGCGGCAAGGCCGACGACGTCTACATCGTGAAGGACGAGGGCGGAAACAAGTTCCTCCGCGCGAGCGACGACAAGGACATCTCGGTGCAAACCTTCAAGAGATTCATTTGGGACACGGAACAATACCCGAACTTTTCCTGGAAGTGGCGGGCGATCACCCTCCCCAAGGGGGGCGACGAGCGGAACGGAATGCCCAACGACAGCGCCTGCGGCATCTACGTGACCTTCGGCGGTTACACCGGCAACGCCATCAAGTACGTTTGGAGCACGACGCTCCCGGCCGGGACCGTGGTCGAAAAAAAGCCGGGCAAGTTTTACATCCTCGTCGTGGAGAGCGGTCCGGGCGGTGTGGGAAGCTGGCAGACCAAGGCGGTCAACGTGATGGAGGATTACCGGAAGATCTTCAAATCGGAGCCCAAGAAGCACCCGGACGGGTTCGGTCTCCTGACCGACGGCAACGCGACCCACACGCCGGCCGTCTGCGACTACGACGATTTCAGGATTTCGGAGACGCCGTTCTAGCTTCCATTACGAGCCAAAGCGAGCGCTGTCCCGCGGGAAGCGGGGCTAGCCCGCGCTTCTTCGCCGCGAGCCGAGCCCCATCGTCATGGCCGCCCAGGATGTTAAGTCGAATCTGCGGAAATCTGCGAGCATGTGGCCCGCATCCTGAAAGCGGAGGTTCGGGTCCCTGTTGATCGCCCTCATCACGATCGAGTCCAAGACCCTCAGCCGGTGATTCAATCTCTGCAGCTGCTGGAGCGACAATCCCTTTTTCAGGTCGGGACGGTTGCGCAGGAGGACGGCGCTCGGGAGCTCGGGGTGAAATTCCGGG from bacterium encodes:
- a CDS encoding energy transducer TonB, coding for MRPLSLPLAVSLAAHGLLLAVVLFWAYSDGTEAPLAGGGGGHGVTVEIIGGEGPHAVSAPQVPEPRESADPEALKLPARKEALRRSKPGSPRGDDVPAGSSGPAGPGQGPEPAGPGSGAGGGSSILAEIRARIERAKRYPLMARRMNIEGVSRVRFAIDASGQPQGLALKSSSGSPVLDEEALSTIRRAAPFPAYDEDLEIGIRFEIDK
- a CDS encoding DUF3047 domain-containing protein; this encodes MKRLLLTALLTMTSLAAAAIPAHAVRNVEDFTQYELDKFPKSFRTYPFQRGKADDVYIVKDEGGNKFLRASDDKDISVQTFKRFIWDTEQYPNFSWKWRAITLPKGGDERNGMPNDSACGIYVTFGGYTGNAIKYVWSTTLPAGTVVEKKPGKFYILVVESGPGGVGSWQTKAVNVMEDYRKIFKSEPKKHPDGFGLLTDGNATHTPAVCDYDDFRISETPF